A genomic segment from Peromyscus maniculatus bairdii isolate BWxNUB_F1_BW_parent chromosome 11, HU_Pman_BW_mat_3.1, whole genome shotgun sequence encodes:
- the Serpinb10 gene encoding serpin B10 isoform X1 yields MASLAVSINQFALEFSKKLAESAEGKNMFFSPWGISTSLAMVYLGTKGTTAAQMSQVLQLDKGQHFKSGPDCEKKRKIEPNSGKVEEIYSDFQTLAAEILKPGNSYLLKTANRIYGEKTYPFHNKYLKDMQTYFGAEPQSVNFVGASGQIRAEINSWVEGQTGGKIPNLLPDDSVDSKTKMVLVNALYFKGVWEHQFSAQNTTERPFRINKTMSKPVQMMSLKKNLQVFHIEELQTIGLQLYYQNRDLSLLLLLPEDVDGLEQLERAITYEKLNEWTSADMMDTFEVQLYLPKFKLEESYDLKSALSSMGMTDAFNQSKADFSNMSSERNLFLSNVFHKTFVEINEEGTEAAAGTGSEVGFRIKTPSIEFNADHPFLFFIRHNKTNSILFYGRFCSP; encoded by the exons ATGGCTTCTCTAGCAGTATCCATCAACCAGTTTGCCTTGGAGTTTAGCAAAAAGCTAGCTGAATCTGCTGAGGGtaaaaatatgttcttttctCCTTGGGGCATCTCAACTTCCTTGGCTATGGTGTATTTGGGTACCAAAGGTACCACTGCAGCCCAGATGTCCCAG GTACTTCAATTAGACAAAGGCCAGCACTTCAAATCTGGCCCTGATtgtgaaaagaagagaaaaatc GAACCTAACTCAGGCAAGGTTGAAGAAATATATTCCGATTTCCAGACCCTTGCTGCAGAAATCCTCAAGCCCGGAAATTCCTACTTACTCAAAACAGCCAACAGGATATACGGGGAGAAAACATATCCATTTCATAAT AAATATTTGAAGGACATGCAAACATACTTTGGTGCAGAACCGCAGTCTGTTAACTTTGTGGGAGCTTCTGGCCAGATCAGAGCAGAGATCAACTCTTGGGTGGAAGGCCAGACAGGAG GTAAAATTCCAAATCTCCTCCCTGATGACTCAGTAGACTCCAAGACCAAGATGGTTCTGGTGAATGCCCTTTATTTTAAAGGGGTCTGGGAACATCAGTTCTCAGCGCAGAACACCACTGAAAGGCCTTTCCGAATAAACAAA ACTATGAGCAAACCAGTGCAAATGATGTCATTGAAAAAGAATCTTCAAGTCTTCCACATTGAGGAGCTGCAAACCATAGGCCTTCAACTCTACTATCAGAACCGTGACCTCagcctgcttctgctgctgccgGAAGATGTGGATGGCCTGGAACAG CTGGAAAGAGCCATTACTTATGAGAAACTGAATGAGTGGACCAGTGCAGACATGATGGACACCTTCGAAGTGCAGCTCTACCTCCCCAAGTTCAAACTGGAAGAGAGTTATGATCTGAAGTCAGCCCTGAGTAGTATGGGGATGACCGATGCTTTTAACCAGAGCAAAGCTGATTTCTCAAACATGTCTTCAGAGAGAAACCTATTTTTGTCCAATGTTTTCCACAAGACTTTCGTGGAAATAAATGAAGAAGGCACAGAGGCCGCTGCTGGCACTGGAAGTGAGGTTGGTTTTCGAATTAAGACACCTTCCATTGAATTCAATGCAGATCATCCATTCCTTTTCTTCATCAGGCACAACAAAACCAATAGCATCCTCTTTTATGGAAGATTCTGCTCTCCCTAA
- the Serpinb10 gene encoding serpin B10 isoform X2, producing the protein MASLAVSINQFALEFSKKLAESAEGKNMFFSPWGISTSLAMVYLGTKGTTAAQMSQEPNSGKVEEIYSDFQTLAAEILKPGNSYLLKTANRIYGEKTYPFHNKYLKDMQTYFGAEPQSVNFVGASGQIRAEINSWVEGQTGGKIPNLLPDDSVDSKTKMVLVNALYFKGVWEHQFSAQNTTERPFRINKTMSKPVQMMSLKKNLQVFHIEELQTIGLQLYYQNRDLSLLLLLPEDVDGLEQLERAITYEKLNEWTSADMMDTFEVQLYLPKFKLEESYDLKSALSSMGMTDAFNQSKADFSNMSSERNLFLSNVFHKTFVEINEEGTEAAAGTGSEVGFRIKTPSIEFNADHPFLFFIRHNKTNSILFYGRFCSP; encoded by the exons ATGGCTTCTCTAGCAGTATCCATCAACCAGTTTGCCTTGGAGTTTAGCAAAAAGCTAGCTGAATCTGCTGAGGGtaaaaatatgttcttttctCCTTGGGGCATCTCAACTTCCTTGGCTATGGTGTATTTGGGTACCAAAGGTACCACTGCAGCCCAGATGTCCCAG GAACCTAACTCAGGCAAGGTTGAAGAAATATATTCCGATTTCCAGACCCTTGCTGCAGAAATCCTCAAGCCCGGAAATTCCTACTTACTCAAAACAGCCAACAGGATATACGGGGAGAAAACATATCCATTTCATAAT AAATATTTGAAGGACATGCAAACATACTTTGGTGCAGAACCGCAGTCTGTTAACTTTGTGGGAGCTTCTGGCCAGATCAGAGCAGAGATCAACTCTTGGGTGGAAGGCCAGACAGGAG GTAAAATTCCAAATCTCCTCCCTGATGACTCAGTAGACTCCAAGACCAAGATGGTTCTGGTGAATGCCCTTTATTTTAAAGGGGTCTGGGAACATCAGTTCTCAGCGCAGAACACCACTGAAAGGCCTTTCCGAATAAACAAA ACTATGAGCAAACCAGTGCAAATGATGTCATTGAAAAAGAATCTTCAAGTCTTCCACATTGAGGAGCTGCAAACCATAGGCCTTCAACTCTACTATCAGAACCGTGACCTCagcctgcttctgctgctgccgGAAGATGTGGATGGCCTGGAACAG CTGGAAAGAGCCATTACTTATGAGAAACTGAATGAGTGGACCAGTGCAGACATGATGGACACCTTCGAAGTGCAGCTCTACCTCCCCAAGTTCAAACTGGAAGAGAGTTATGATCTGAAGTCAGCCCTGAGTAGTATGGGGATGACCGATGCTTTTAACCAGAGCAAAGCTGATTTCTCAAACATGTCTTCAGAGAGAAACCTATTTTTGTCCAATGTTTTCCACAAGACTTTCGTGGAAATAAATGAAGAAGGCACAGAGGCCGCTGCTGGCACTGGAAGTGAGGTTGGTTTTCGAATTAAGACACCTTCCATTGAATTCAATGCAGATCATCCATTCCTTTTCTTCATCAGGCACAACAAAACCAATAGCATCCTCTTTTATGGAAGATTCTGCTCTCCCTAA